The stretch of DNA GTACTGCCCGCGAGTCGGCGTGTCCAGGCAGCCGATGACGTTCATCAGAGTGGACTTGCCGGAGCCGGACGGCCCCATGATGGCCAGGTACTCGTTCTCTTCGACCTGGAAGCTGAGGTTCCGCAGGGCGTGCACGACCTGGGTGCCCATCCGGTAGCTCTTCCACAGTTCGACGGCGCGAATCAGCACTTTGGAAGTGCGGTCGCGGCCTGCCGCCGTTGCTTCAGGAGCTTCGTGGAGGGGAGCACTATTCATAGCGGAGGGCTTCGATGGGAGAGACGCGGGAGGCCTTTCGGGCGGGGTAGATCCCGAAGACGAGCCCCACGGATGCCGAGACCCCGACCGCCAGCAGGACCGACACGCCGGTGATGGTCGTCGGCCAACCGGCGTAGGTGGAGACCGCGCTGGAGATGGAGGAGCCCAGCAGGACGCCCAGGGCCGCGCCGCTGAGGCTGATGGCCAGGGCCTCCAGCAGGAACTGCCGGCCGATGTCCCGGCGGCGGGCGCCCACCGCCCGGCGCAGGCCGATTTCGTTGGTCCGTTCCAGGACCGAGGCCAACATGATGTTCATGATCCCGATTCCTCCCACCAGCAGGGAAATGGAAGCGATGGCGCCCATGACCAGGTTGAAGATCCGCTGGGTCTGGCGGCTCTGTTCCAACAGGCGCTCCGGAACCACGATGGAGAAGTCGTCGATGTTCCGGTGGGTGCTTGCGACCATGCCGGAGATCACGGCGGCCTGCTCGGAGAGATCCTGGCCCTGGGGAAGCTGGACGACGATCTCGTCCAGTTCGTTCTCCACCGGCTTGCGTTCGTACTTGGCCAGAAGGGTCTCCAGCGGAACGTAGATGTCGTTGTTCACGCTTTCGATCCTGACGCCTTCGAACTCGTCCTTTTCCAGTAGTTGGTCGGCCAGCACTCCCACCACGGTGAACCAGAGCGCATCGATCTTCACCGGTTCTCCCAGTGCCGGATTCAGTCCGAAGAGCTTGCGGCGGGCCGTCTTTCCCAAGACGCAGACCTGGTGGCGCTTGAGTCCGTCCGTGGGCAGAAAGAATGAGCCTTCCACCACTTCCAGATTGGCGGCGAGAGGGTATCCGGCGTCGACTCCCAGGATCCGCGAGTCCGCCCGGCCCAGCGCCGACGCGATCTGGTAGGTCTTGTGTTCCTTCC from Acidobacteriota bacterium encodes:
- a CDS encoding ABC transporter permease, producing the protein MFFAESVRIALSNLLLHKLRTSLTMLGMIFGVAAVLSMLSIGAGAGREALSLIQKMGLRNVLIRAKAFEEEELRIIRQDSPGLTRHDVQALGQVLPAGTRIHARKEHKTYQIASALGRADSRILGVDAGYPLAANLEVVEGSFFLPTDGLKRHQVCVLGKTARRKLFGLNPALGEPVKIDALWFTVVGVLADQLLEKDEFEGVRIESVNNDIYVPLETLLAKYERKPVENELDEIVVQLPQGQDLSEQAAVISGMVASTHRNIDDFSIVVPERLLEQSRQTQRIFNLVMGAIASISLLVGGIGIMNIMLASVLERTNEIGLRRAVGARRRDIGRQFLLEALAISLSGAALGVLLGSSISSAVSTYAGWPTTITGVSVLLAVGVSASVGLVFGIYPARKASRVSPIEALRYE